The Primulina tabacum isolate GXHZ01 chromosome 7, ASM2559414v2, whole genome shotgun sequence genome includes a window with the following:
- the LOC142550676 gene encoding 1-aminocyclopropane-1-carboxylate oxidase homolog 12-like: MSEGLGLSSNQLTDMGCADTLAHICHYYPACPEPELTIDKKKHSDYDFIMLMLQVDVAQHQGQWVDVPPTPGALVVNVGDLLQLITNDKFKSVEHRALASRMGPRISVANFLGRDSGTNMKVYAVCSNL; the protein is encoded by the exons ATGTCCGAAGGTTTAGGGCTGAGCTCAAACCAGTTAACAGACATGGGTTGTGCAGATACACTTGCGCATATCTGCCATTACTATCCGGCATGCCCCGAACCCGAATTGACCATAGACAAGAAGAAACATTCCGActatgattttattatgttgatGCTACAAGTTGATGTAG CACAACATCAGGGCCAATGGGTTGATGTTCCTCCTACACCAGGAGCATTGGTTGTCAATGTTGGAGATCTACTGCAG CTTATCacaaatgataaatttaaaAGTGTCGAGCACAGAGCGTTGGCAAGCCGCATGGGCCCAAGAATCTCCGTGGCTAACTTCCTCGGGAGGGACTCCGGGACGAATATGAAGGTGTATGCAGTTTGCTCCAATCTCTGA
- the LOC142551258 gene encoding uncharacterized protein LOC142551258: MAFVSFLGRLLFVSVFILSAYQEFNEFGADGGPAAKSLKPKFNIFSKHVATQTGIQVPRVEIKHLIMGAIVMKSLGSLLFVFGSTFGAIILLLHQAISAPILYDFYNYDADKKEFSQLFVKFTQSLALLGALLFFIGMKNSMPKRAPKKKVPKAKTN, from the exons ATGGCTTTCGTGTCTTTCCTCGGGAGGCTCCTCTTCGTCTCGGTCTTCATTCTCTCCGCTTACCAGGA GTTCAATGAGTTTGGAGCTGATGGAGGGCCAGCAGCAAAGTCTTTGAAGCCTAAGTTCAATATTTTTTCGAAGCATGTTGCCACCCAGACTGGGATCCAAGTGCCGCGAGTGGAA ATTAAACATTTGATCATGGGTGCCATCGTGATGAAGTCACTGGGGAGCCTGCTCTTCGTGTTTGGGAGCACTTTTGGAGCTATCATCCTC CTTTTGCATCAAGCAATCTCAGCACCAATCTTGTATGACTTCTACAATTACGATGCTGACAAGAAAGAATTTTCTCAACTATTTGTCAAGTTTACACAG AGTTTGGCATTGCTCGGTGCGCTACTCTTCTTCATTGGCATGAAGAACTCTATGCCTAAAAGAGCACCAAAGAAGAAGGTCCCCAAAGCGAAGACAAATTAA